A single region of the Microcella sp. genome encodes:
- a CDS encoding glycosyltransferase family 1 protein, with amino-acid sequence MSSTTLRVVLDQAVAPIPGGIGRYAIELTRELIATAPRGCDVTGIVPSSPEADYQRIEAALPGLGGLYKSALDRRQLAAAWQHGFTRLPGSGMIHAPSLFAPLYRHDRVNNPGEQIIVTIHDTVPWSHPETLTPRGVAWHIAMAKRAERYADAIVVPTHTVADQLAELLDFGDRVRVIGGAASTTLDPGPSADSRAAELELPERYIICVGTIEPRKGIAELITALALDDAPDLPLMLVGRQGWGDIDVDALAAEAGLDEGRVRVLGALDDTALAVALSRATVAVVPSIAEGFGLPLLEAMQLGVPTVHSSAPALVEVAAGAGLVVDLDPRDEYPQRLAEALRRVVDDPALADELRVRGRDRAAAYSWHDSAEKTWQLHADL; translated from the coding sequence GTGAGTTCTACCACGCTGCGCGTCGTGCTCGACCAGGCCGTCGCGCCGATACCCGGCGGCATCGGGCGCTATGCCATCGAGCTGACGCGCGAACTCATCGCCACGGCGCCGCGCGGCTGCGACGTGACCGGCATCGTTCCCTCATCGCCCGAAGCCGACTACCAGCGCATCGAAGCGGCGCTGCCAGGGCTCGGCGGCCTCTACAAGAGTGCCCTCGACCGCCGGCAGCTCGCCGCCGCCTGGCAGCACGGCTTCACCCGGCTGCCCGGCAGCGGCATGATTCACGCCCCCAGCCTCTTCGCCCCGCTCTACCGGCACGACCGGGTCAACAACCCCGGCGAGCAGATCATCGTCACCATTCACGACACCGTGCCCTGGAGCCACCCCGAAACCCTCACCCCGCGCGGAGTCGCCTGGCACATCGCCATGGCCAAGCGCGCTGAGCGCTACGCCGACGCGATCGTCGTGCCCACGCACACCGTCGCCGACCAGCTGGCAGAGCTGCTCGACTTCGGCGATCGCGTGCGCGTCATCGGCGGCGCAGCCAGCACCACCCTCGACCCAGGGCCGAGCGCCGACAGCAGAGCCGCCGAGCTCGAGCTGCCCGAGCGGTACATCATCTGCGTGGGCACCATCGAGCCCCGCAAAGGCATCGCCGAACTCATCACAGCACTCGCGCTGGACGACGCCCCCGACCTGCCCCTCATGCTCGTCGGCCGCCAGGGCTGGGGCGACATCGACGTCGACGCACTCGCCGCCGAAGCCGGGCTCGACGAAGGCCGGGTGCGCGTGCTCGGAGCCCTCGACGACACCGCCCTCGCCGTCGCCCTGTCGCGCGCCACCGTGGCCGTCGTGCCGAGCATCGCCGAAGGGTTCGGGCTGCCGCTGCTCGAAGCGATGCAGCTCGGCGTGCCGACCGTGCACTCGAGTGCGCCCGCCCTCGTCGAAGTTGCCGCCGGCGCCGGTCTCGTCGTCGACCTCGACCCGCGCGACGAATACCCCCAGCGCCTCGCCGAAGCGCTGCGGCGAGTCGTCGACGACCCCGCACTGGCCGACGAGCTGCGCGTGCGCGGGCGCGATCGTGCCGCCGCCTACAGCTGGCACGACTCGGCCGAGAAGACCTGGCAGCTGCACGCCGACCTGTAG
- a CDS encoding LCP family protein, with protein sequence MTSHTVTTHAHDLRHTSPLRNPDVRDPDVMARRGWWLLGLNLLVPGSAQLLAGSRRWGRFAVGATLTLWAIVAAALLLLWLWRPAALTIATNPIVLWVAQFGLLFYAVLWLVTTLNAFTLVRLVKTRPSARAPLALFVIVSIALGTGSAGWAAYMTGVGRDALSGVFAGGGIDAPIDGRYTILLLGGDAGDDRIGLRPDSMTLMSVDAGSGAVTMVGIPRNLYDAPFVEGSPLWQVWPNGFDCGDDCLLAYLYPWVEEHPELYPDAERNGSTPALEAMKDAVGGVTGVTVQYAVLIDMAGFANLIDAMGGVEVTVDEPVQICANGEPVVGVIAAGQQLMSGDTALWYARSRCNLTDFDRMRHQRDIQEAMLQQLDPATVITRFEAIAEASNELARTTIPQAMLGLFADLAVKSREHEVIRVELVPPTIDNVHPDYALAHELVRVAVAPRPAPTDSPAP encoded by the coding sequence GTGACCTCCCACACTGTGACCACGCACGCTCACGACCTGCGGCACACGTCTCCGCTGCGCAACCCCGACGTGCGCGACCCCGACGTGATGGCGCGGCGCGGCTGGTGGCTGCTGGGGCTGAATCTGCTGGTTCCGGGCAGCGCGCAGCTGCTCGCCGGCAGCCGTCGGTGGGGGCGCTTCGCGGTGGGCGCGACGCTCACACTGTGGGCGATCGTGGCCGCCGCCCTGCTGCTGCTCTGGCTGTGGCGCCCGGCCGCGCTGACGATCGCGACGAACCCGATCGTGCTGTGGGTGGCGCAGTTCGGGCTGCTGTTCTATGCGGTGCTGTGGCTCGTGACGACGCTCAACGCGTTCACGCTCGTGCGGCTGGTGAAGACGCGCCCGTCGGCGCGCGCACCGCTGGCGCTGTTCGTGATCGTGAGCATCGCGCTGGGCACCGGTTCTGCAGGCTGGGCCGCCTACATGACGGGTGTGGGGCGGGATGCTCTCAGCGGCGTCTTCGCGGGCGGCGGCATCGACGCCCCCATCGACGGGCGCTACACGATCTTGCTGCTGGGCGGAGACGCCGGCGATGACCGCATCGGCTTGAGGCCAGACAGCATGACGCTCATGAGCGTCGATGCTGGTTCGGGCGCGGTGACGATGGTGGGCATCCCGCGCAATCTGTATGACGCGCCGTTCGTCGAGGGCTCACCGCTCTGGCAGGTGTGGCCGAACGGTTTCGACTGCGGAGACGACTGCCTGCTCGCCTACCTCTACCCTTGGGTCGAGGAGCATCCTGAGCTGTATCCCGATGCCGAGCGCAACGGCAGCACCCCCGCGCTCGAGGCGATGAAAGACGCGGTCGGCGGCGTCACGGGGGTGACCGTGCAGTACGCGGTGCTCATCGACATGGCCGGATTCGCGAACCTCATCGACGCCATGGGAGGCGTCGAGGTGACCGTCGACGAGCCGGTGCAGATCTGCGCGAACGGCGAGCCGGTGGTCGGCGTGATCGCGGCCGGCCAGCAGCTCATGTCTGGAGACACGGCGCTGTGGTACGCGCGCAGCCGCTGCAACCTCACCGACTTCGATCGCATGCGGCATCAGCGCGACATTCAAGAGGCGATGCTGCAGCAGCTCGACCCGGCCACGGTGATCACGCGGTTCGAGGCGATCGCCGAGGCGTCGAACGAACTGGCCCGCACGACGATTCCGCAGGCGATGCTCGGACTCTTCGCCGATCTCGCCGTGAAGTCGCGCGAGCACGAGGTGATCCGCGTCGAGCTGGTGCCGCCGACGATCGACAACGTGCACCCCGACTACGCGCTCGCCCACGAGTTGGTGCGCGTGGCGGTCGCGCCGCGCCCGGCGCCCACCGACTCGCCGGCACCGTAG
- the purE gene encoding 5-(carboxyamino)imidazole ribonucleotide mutase, with protein MNSPLVAVVMGSDSDWSVMQAAAVALDELGIPHEVEVLSAHRTPDAMISFGRAAAGRGIRVIIAGAGGAAHLPGMIASVTTLPVIGVPVPLKTLDGLDSLLSIVQMPAGIPVATVSIGGARNAGILAARIIGSTDAAVADRLTAFAAELEQAVAEKNAALKASIGRGPAAPDSGAAPAQ; from the coding sequence ATGAACTCTCCGCTCGTCGCCGTCGTCATGGGCTCTGACTCTGACTGGTCGGTGATGCAGGCTGCCGCCGTCGCGCTCGACGAGCTGGGCATCCCGCACGAGGTCGAGGTGCTGAGCGCCCACCGCACTCCTGACGCGATGATCTCGTTCGGCCGCGCGGCCGCCGGCAGGGGCATCCGGGTCATCATCGCGGGCGCAGGCGGCGCCGCCCACCTTCCCGGCATGATCGCGAGCGTGACGACGCTGCCGGTCATCGGTGTACCCGTTCCGCTGAAGACCCTCGACGGCCTCGACAGCCTGCTCAGCATCGTGCAGATGCCGGCCGGCATCCCGGTGGCGACGGTGTCGATCGGCGGGGCGCGCAATGCGGGCATTCTGGCGGCGCGCATCATCGGCTCGACGGATGCGGCCGTCGCCGACCGCCTCACCGCCTTCGCCGCAGAACTCGAGCAGGCCGTGGCCGAGAAGAACGCCGCGCTGAAGGCCTCGATCGGCCGAGGCCCCGCGGCACCGGATTCCGGCGCCGCACCCGCGCAGTGA
- a CDS encoding HNH endonuclease signature motif containing protein, whose protein sequence is MTASLLAALEIAHRALLDCADAGSMHECSDEALLETLHRAAEVRRLVDARSAVLAGEVARRSTAQLSHDGLAQRHGHRTAEELVRVTTGSSKRDARVAVRAGTLLAESLGEGDEGDARPSLPEWAHALVEPVTQGRLSTAALESIRSGLGDVSETVNADALKSAVRALIIDAESLDVDRLFRRARQVRDEIDTAGIADRERARRDARSLRVFRGSDGMTRATWVLDPESAAVVTDLYDRATSPRRGGPTFLSPRDVELIERMNADERTPEQYASDAFLDLLRAGADADSSALLSSGAPSVRIVVTARDLLEGSGSAHIEGQTDPVSLPTARRMLCDGTQAPILIATTGQPLDVGRTQRFFTPRQRVALAARDGGCRWSGCDRPPSWCEAHHIQPWEAENGRTDVADGVLLCRHHHLLVHNNGWRIERHRGPDGLDEYRAIPPARGAGTTEPLALRAHDQTLRRALPARPAA, encoded by the coding sequence ATGACCGCTTCCCTGCTCGCCGCACTCGAGATCGCGCATCGCGCGCTGCTCGACTGCGCCGACGCGGGCTCGATGCACGAGTGCTCAGACGAGGCGCTGCTCGAGACGCTGCACCGGGCAGCCGAGGTGCGCCGGCTGGTCGACGCACGATCGGCGGTGCTCGCCGGTGAGGTGGCCAGACGCTCGACTGCGCAGTTGTCGCACGATGGGCTCGCGCAGCGGCACGGGCACCGCACTGCTGAAGAGCTGGTGCGTGTCACCACCGGCTCGTCGAAGCGCGACGCTCGAGTGGCTGTGCGCGCCGGAACCCTGCTGGCCGAGTCGCTCGGCGAGGGCGACGAGGGCGACGCTCGACCATCGCTCCCCGAGTGGGCGCATGCACTCGTCGAGCCCGTCACCCAGGGCAGACTGTCGACGGCGGCCCTCGAGTCGATTCGGTCGGGGCTCGGCGATGTCAGCGAGACAGTCAACGCCGACGCGCTGAAATCTGCGGTTCGTGCGCTCATCATCGACGCCGAGTCGCTCGACGTCGATCGGCTCTTTCGACGCGCCCGCCAGGTTCGCGATGAGATCGACACTGCAGGCATCGCCGACCGCGAACGCGCCCGTCGAGACGCTCGGTCGTTGCGCGTCTTCCGCGGCAGCGATGGCATGACTCGCGCCACGTGGGTGCTCGACCCAGAATCGGCCGCCGTCGTCACCGATCTGTACGACCGCGCGACGTCGCCACGCCGCGGCGGGCCCACCTTCCTCTCGCCGCGCGATGTCGAGCTCATCGAGCGCATGAACGCCGACGAGCGCACGCCCGAGCAGTACGCCTCGGATGCTTTTCTCGATCTGCTGCGCGCAGGCGCCGACGCCGACTCGAGCGCACTGCTGTCGAGCGGCGCGCCCTCGGTGCGCATCGTCGTCACCGCGCGCGACCTGCTTGAGGGCTCAGGCAGCGCGCACATCGAAGGGCAGACCGACCCCGTGTCGCTGCCGACCGCGCGCCGCATGCTCTGCGACGGAACCCAGGCGCCCATCCTCATCGCCACGACCGGTCAGCCGCTCGATGTCGGCCGAACGCAGCGCTTCTTCACGCCGCGTCAACGCGTCGCGCTCGCCGCTCGCGACGGCGGGTGCCGATGGTCAGGCTGCGACAGGCCTCCGAGCTGGTGCGAAGCACATCACATTCAGCCGTGGGAGGCCGAGAACGGGCGCACCGATGTCGCCGACGGAGTGCTCTTGTGCAGGCACCATCACTTGCTCGTGCACAACAACGGCTGGCGCATCGAGAGACATCGCGGGCCAGACGGGCTCGATGAGTATCGCGCCATACCGCCCGCTCGCGGGGCGGGCACCACCGAGCCACTCGCACTTCGCGCGCACGACCAGACACTTCGACGAGCCCTGCCGGCGCGCCCCGCCGCCTAG
- a CDS encoding 5-(carboxyamino)imidazole ribonucleotide synthase, translating into MRRLMPVVGVIGGGQLARMMIPAAVALGVEIRVLAEAADSSARLAATAVGDYRDEATVLEFARGCDVITFDHEHVPQPVLQALQAAGAAVRPGPDALLYAQDKLMMRERLSRLGVPQPDWVRAESASEVEGFLADHGGRAVVKTPRGGYDGKGVRVVSSAAEVADWLEGGAVLVEELVSFRRELAQLIARRPSGESRPWPLVETVQKGGVCAEVIAPAAHASDAVERAAAEIATSVANGLDVTGVLAVELFESSDGRVLVNELAMRPHNSGHVTIDGSVTSQFEQHLRAVLDWPLGDTSARAPWSVMINVFGELPQPAIMAALGHQPAVKVHAYGKGPRAGRKAGHVTATGDELDETVYRARAAAAHFD; encoded by the coding sequence ATAAGGAGGCTCATGCCCGTCGTCGGTGTCATTGGGGGAGGCCAGCTCGCGCGCATGATGATTCCGGCCGCGGTGGCGCTCGGCGTCGAGATTCGGGTGCTCGCCGAGGCGGCCGACTCGTCGGCGCGTCTCGCCGCGACGGCCGTCGGCGACTATCGCGATGAGGCGACGGTGCTCGAGTTCGCGCGCGGTTGCGATGTCATCACGTTCGATCATGAGCACGTGCCGCAGCCGGTCTTGCAGGCGCTGCAGGCGGCGGGCGCTGCGGTGCGCCCTGGGCCGGATGCTCTGCTCTACGCGCAAGACAAGCTCATGATGCGCGAGCGCTTGTCGAGACTGGGCGTGCCGCAGCCCGACTGGGTTCGAGCCGAGTCGGCCTCTGAGGTTGAGGGCTTTCTCGCCGATCATGGCGGGCGCGCTGTGGTGAAGACGCCGCGCGGCGGATACGACGGCAAGGGTGTGCGCGTCGTGTCGAGCGCTGCTGAGGTTGCCGACTGGCTCGAGGGCGGGGCCGTGCTGGTCGAAGAGCTGGTGTCGTTCAGGCGCGAGCTGGCGCAGCTGATCGCCCGTCGGCCGAGCGGCGAGTCGCGGCCGTGGCCGTTGGTCGAGACGGTGCAGAAGGGCGGGGTGTGCGCTGAGGTGATCGCGCCGGCCGCGCACGCGAGCGACGCCGTCGAGCGTGCCGCGGCCGAGATCGCGACGTCGGTGGCGAACGGTCTCGATGTGACGGGTGTGCTCGCGGTCGAGCTGTTCGAGTCGAGCGATGGTCGTGTGCTGGTCAACGAGCTCGCGATGCGCCCGCACAACAGCGGGCACGTGACGATCGACGGGTCGGTGACGAGCCAGTTCGAGCAGCACCTGAGGGCGGTGCTCGATTGGCCGCTCGGCGATACGTCGGCTCGGGCGCCATGGTCGGTGATGATCAACGTGTTCGGCGAGCTGCCGCAGCCCGCGATCATGGCCGCGCTCGGTCATCAGCCGGCGGTCAAGGTGCACGCCTACGGCAAGGGACCGCGTGCTGGTCGCAAGGCCGGGCACGTGACGGCCACGGGTGATGAGCTCGACGAGACGGTGTATCGCGCTCGGGCGGCGGCAGCGCACTTCGACTAG
- a CDS encoding UDP-glucose/GDP-mannose dehydrogenase family protein, whose amino-acid sequence MRISVIGCGYLGAVHAAGMAELGHDVIGVDVDAEKIAALARAEAPFHEPGLPELLRAHRSRLLFTTDASAVRDARVHFIAVGTPQRSDSPAADTRFVDAAVEALLPHLAPGHLVVGKSTVPVGTAERLAARVRTTGARLVWNPEFLREGRAVDDTLHPDRLVYGIEAGDNESVALLDAVYEHPLTAGTPRLVTDLATAQLVKSAANAFLATKISFINAMAEVAEASGADVSQLADAIGLDARIGRAFLGAGLGFGGGCLPKDIRAFRARADELGVGDALAFLGEVDAINLRRRTRVVDVLERELGPLIGRRIAVLGLAFKPDSDDVRDSPALAVVQLLRERGAVVVATDPVAIETARRRDPLPIYVDTVEQALAGAEAVVLATEWAEYRQLDPAAAGSGVANRLVVDARNVLDVDAWRAAGWIVRGLGRAHAPSVEDPRAVESEAKRAAERQPDHV is encoded by the coding sequence ATGCGAATCTCGGTGATCGGGTGCGGCTACTTGGGCGCGGTGCACGCCGCGGGGATGGCCGAGCTCGGCCACGACGTCATCGGTGTCGACGTCGATGCGGAGAAGATCGCGGCGCTGGCCCGCGCTGAGGCTCCGTTTCACGAGCCGGGGCTGCCCGAGCTGCTACGAGCGCATCGTTCGCGCTTGCTGTTCACGACCGACGCTTCGGCGGTGCGAGACGCACGCGTGCACTTCATCGCCGTCGGCACACCGCAGCGCTCAGACTCGCCCGCTGCCGACACCCGGTTCGTCGATGCCGCCGTCGAGGCGCTGCTGCCGCACCTCGCCCCGGGCCACCTGGTGGTGGGCAAGTCGACGGTGCCCGTCGGCACTGCCGAACGCCTCGCGGCCCGAGTGCGCACGACCGGCGCCCGACTGGTCTGGAACCCTGAGTTTCTTCGCGAGGGCCGAGCGGTCGACGACACGCTGCACCCTGACAGACTGGTCTACGGAATCGAAGCCGGTGACAACGAGAGCGTGGCCCTGCTCGATGCCGTCTACGAGCATCCACTCACTGCGGGAACCCCGCGTCTCGTGACCGATCTCGCGACCGCCCAGCTGGTGAAGTCGGCGGCGAATGCGTTTCTCGCCACGAAGATCTCGTTCATCAACGCCATGGCTGAGGTGGCCGAGGCGTCGGGTGCCGACGTGAGTCAGCTCGCCGACGCGATCGGCCTCGACGCGCGCATCGGGCGGGCGTTCTTGGGCGCGGGCCTCGGTTTCGGCGGCGGGTGCCTGCCCAAAGACATCAGGGCGTTTCGCGCGCGGGCCGACGAGTTGGGTGTGGGCGACGCACTCGCGTTTCTCGGCGAGGTCGACGCGATCAACCTGCGTCGCCGCACGCGCGTGGTCGACGTGCTCGAGCGCGAGCTGGGGCCGCTCATCGGCCGCCGCATCGCGGTGCTCGGCCTCGCCTTCAAGCCAGACTCTGACGACGTGCGCGATTCTCCGGCGCTCGCCGTGGTGCAGCTCTTGCGCGAGCGCGGAGCTGTCGTGGTGGCGACCGACCCGGTGGCGATCGAGACCGCCCGCCGTCGTGACCCGCTGCCGATCTATGTCGACACGGTCGAGCAGGCGCTCGCCGGTGCCGAAGCGGTGGTGCTCGCGACGGAGTGGGCCGAGTATCGGCAGCTCGATCCGGCAGCCGCGGGGTCAGGGGTGGCGAATCGTCTCGTCGTCGACGCCCGCAACGTGCTCGATGTCGACGCTTGGCGTGCTGCCGGCTGGATCGTGCGCGGGCTGGGTCGGGCGCATGCGCCGAGCGTCGAAGACCCACGAGCGGTAGAGAGCGAAGCGAAACGCGCTGCCGAGCGCCAGCCCGACCACGTTTGA
- a CDS encoding PH domain-containing protein, whose protein sequence is MTGEARPPERAIARLRPHARALVFPSFALVAASGAGSYGAFAFDELWQRLASLLGAVVAIGVFWMLPLLSWLSTQYLITTRRLVLRRGLLVRTRKEVLLSRGHDVTVRRSGLQSLFGSGDVLVNTGLDRPILMRDVPRADLVADAVSDLMEASTTSIATVRRPLDDAAPESRRSRSDR, encoded by the coding sequence ATGACGGGGGAGGCTCGGCCGCCAGAGCGTGCGATCGCGCGCTTGCGGCCTCACGCGCGCGCACTCGTCTTTCCGTCGTTCGCGCTCGTCGCGGCGAGCGGCGCCGGCTCGTATGGGGCCTTCGCGTTCGACGAGCTGTGGCAGCGGCTCGCCTCGCTGCTCGGCGCGGTCGTCGCGATCGGGGTGTTCTGGATGCTCCCGCTGCTGAGCTGGCTCAGCACGCAGTACCTCATCACGACGCGCAGACTCGTGCTGCGGCGCGGGCTGCTCGTCCGCACCCGCAAAGAGGTGCTGCTGAGCCGAGGTCACGACGTGACGGTGCGGCGTTCGGGGCTGCAGTCGCTGTTCGGGTCGGGAGACGTGCTCGTGAACACGGGGCTCGATCGGCCGATTCTGATGCGGGATGTTCCCCGAGCCGATCTCGTCGCTGATGCGGTGAGCGACCTCATGGAGGCGAGCACCACGTCGATCGCCACCGTGCGTCGTCCGCTCGACGACGCGGCCCCTGAGTCGCGCCGCTCACGCTCCGACCGCTGA
- a CDS encoding biotin--[acetyl-CoA-carboxylase] ligase produces the protein MQVPQSRAVAQSLEWRESCPSTNSELVARAAQLDDLTVLATDTQTAGKGRLGRTWSAPAGSALAVSVFVRQASRSSAALATPPRASSASPEAPATPPDPRRLGWLPLVAGVAMCRAAHALGVPRASVKWPNDVLVDGRKLSGILTELTPHGVVIGAGLNLTMQRDELPVPTATSLALEGASVDDSLTDRALDAYLSELLPLIAMWRSAHDPAELRGIVQPHLHTLGLAVRVDRPALPVLLGTAVELDDDGCLVVQPTDPSSTRIAVAAGDVTHLRYE, from the coding sequence ATGCAGGTACCCCAGAGTCGAGCCGTCGCGCAGTCGCTCGAGTGGCGAGAGAGCTGCCCGTCGACGAACAGCGAGCTCGTCGCCCGCGCTGCGCAGCTCGACGATCTCACCGTGCTCGCGACCGATACGCAGACCGCGGGCAAGGGTCGGCTGGGTCGCACCTGGTCGGCTCCGGCGGGCTCGGCGCTCGCCGTCTCGGTCTTCGTGCGCCAGGCGTCGAGGTCGTCCGCTGCGCTCGCCACCCCGCCTCGCGCATCCTCCGCCTCGCCCGAGGCGCCCGCCACCCCGCCCGACCCGCGTCGGCTCGGCTGGCTGCCCCTCGTCGCGGGCGTCGCCATGTGCAGGGCCGCGCACGCGCTGGGCGTGCCTCGGGCATCCGTCAAATGGCCCAACGATGTGCTGGTCGATGGCCGGAAGCTCAGCGGAATCCTCACCGAGCTCACCCCCCACGGCGTCGTCATCGGGGCCGGCCTCAACCTGACGATGCAGCGCGACGAGCTGCCGGTGCCGACCGCCACCTCGCTCGCCCTCGAAGGGGCCTCGGTCGACGACTCGCTCACCGATCGCGCCCTCGACGCCTACCTCAGCGAGCTGCTGCCCCTGATCGCGATGTGGCGGTCGGCGCACGACCCCGCCGAGCTGCGCGGCATCGTGCAGCCTCACCTGCACACGCTCGGTCTCGCCGTGCGCGTCGACCGCCCGGCCTTGCCAGTGCTGCTCGGAACAGCGGTCGAGCTCGACGACGACGGCTGCCTGGTGGTGCAGCCGACTGACCCGAGTTCGACTCGCATCGCCGTGGCAGCAGGAGACGTCACGCATCTGCGGTATGAATAG
- a CDS encoding nucleoside hydrolase — protein MSETHSRTPLIVDVDTGIDDSLALLYLMASPEAEILAITCTAGNVPARQVATNNLAWLELCGVDGIEVALGSEVPVLAPLMTTEETHGPQGIGYAELPAPTTTISERHATQVWIDAVRSRPGEVVGLVTGPLTNLALALRIDPELPQLLKRLVIMGGSFHHSGNTTPVSEWNIAVDPESAKMVFDAFSGLPPERAPIVCALDVTERIEMRPEHLQRIAAAIGDSGAALSPDTPFGSRSQASNPVLRHLTDAVRFYFEFHVTHDQGWLAHMHDPFAAAVALHPEMATLKPATVDVELGGTLSRGQTIADYAGLWGREPNAAIVVDTDPAAFFDHLIDRVAALASRVGEAAGGAAR, from the coding sequence ATGTCAGAGACCCACTCCCGCACCCCCCTCATCGTCGACGTCGACACCGGCATCGATGACTCGCTCGCACTGCTGTACCTCATGGCGAGCCCCGAGGCCGAGATTCTGGCCATCACGTGCACGGCCGGCAACGTTCCGGCGCGGCAGGTGGCCACCAACAACCTGGCCTGGCTCGAGCTGTGCGGGGTCGACGGCATCGAGGTGGCGCTCGGCAGCGAAGTGCCGGTGCTCGCCCCGCTCATGACCACCGAAGAGACGCACGGCCCGCAGGGCATCGGCTATGCCGAGCTGCCCGCACCGACCACCACGATCAGCGAGCGGCACGCGACGCAGGTCTGGATCGATGCCGTGCGCAGCCGCCCCGGCGAGGTGGTCGGGCTCGTCACCGGCCCGCTCACGAACCTCGCGCTCGCGCTGCGCATCGACCCCGAGCTGCCGCAGCTGCTGAAGCGGCTCGTCATCATGGGCGGCAGCTTTCACCACTCGGGCAACACCACCCCGGTGAGCGAGTGGAACATCGCCGTCGACCCCGAGAGCGCCAAGATGGTGTTCGATGCGTTCAGCGGCCTGCCGCCCGAGCGCGCTCCGATCGTCTGCGCGCTCGACGTGACCGAGCGCATCGAGATGCGGCCCGAGCACCTGCAGCGCATCGCCGCCGCCATCGGAGATTCGGGGGCTGCGCTGAGCCCCGACACCCCCTTCGGCTCACGATCGCAGGCCAGCAACCCCGTGCTGCGGCACCTCACCGACGCGGTGCGGTTCTACTTCGAGTTTCACGTGACGCACGACCAGGGCTGGCTCGCGCACATGCACGACCCGTTCGCGGCGGCCGTCGCGCTGCACCCCGAGATGGCCACGCTCAAGCCGGCGACCGTCGACGTCGAGCTCGGCGGAACCCTCAGCCGAGGGCAGACGATCGCCGACTATGCGGGGCTGTGGGGCCGCGAGCCGAATGCCGCCATCGTCGTCGACACCGACCCCGCAGCGTTCTTCGACCACCTCATCGACCGCGTCGCCGCCCTGGCGTCGCGCGTCGGCGAGGCCGCGGGAGGTGCCGCGCGCTGA
- a CDS encoding ECF transporter S component → MSGSTPTVDANRTRNRIFVALGAAVIVATYLYLILVQPEELAEGGLGTSALIALAGYLIGAALIAVGAIHRLPTATLSLIPIAIVLNIAVGQLTAVLGLPLYLDSIGTVLVGVLAGPAAGAVTGALTNVIWGLTIGPIALPFAVTAVVIGVMAGYAARLGMFRRFYLAPVAGFITGIVAAVVSAPIAAFIFGGATGAGTGALVAAFQAWGNSLLASTTLQGLLSDPLDKVITFTVVVIILFALPSRLRGRFPFVRQYNVFGKVTPVAPAEPEAPKA, encoded by the coding sequence ATGAGTGGATCCACCCCGACCGTCGATGCGAATCGAACACGCAATCGCATCTTCGTGGCACTGGGCGCCGCCGTCATCGTGGCGACCTACCTCTATCTGATCCTGGTGCAGCCTGAAGAGCTCGCCGAGGGCGGGCTCGGCACGTCAGCCCTCATCGCCCTCGCCGGGTACCTCATCGGTGCGGCCCTCATCGCGGTCGGTGCCATCCACCGCCTGCCGACGGCCACGCTGAGCCTCATCCCGATCGCGATCGTGCTCAATATCGCGGTCGGCCAGCTGACCGCGGTGCTGGGCCTGCCGCTCTACCTCGACTCGATCGGCACCGTGCTGGTCGGAGTTCTGGCGGGGCCTGCGGCCGGTGCGGTGACGGGTGCCCTGACGAACGTCATCTGGGGCCTCACGATCGGCCCGATCGCGCTGCCGTTCGCGGTGACCGCGGTCGTGATCGGTGTGATGGCCGGCTACGCCGCCCGCCTGGGCATGTTCCGGCGCTTCTACCTCGCGCCCGTCGCCGGTTTCATCACCGGCATCGTCGCCGCCGTGGTCTCGGCCCCGATCGCCGCGTTCATCTTCGGTGGCGCGACGGGTGCGGGCACGGGTGCGCTCGTGGCGGCGTTCCAGGCGTGGGGCAATTCGCTGCTCGCGTCGACGACCCTGCAGGGCCTGCTGAGCGACCCGCTCGACAAGGTCATCACCTTCACGGTGGTCGTGATCATCTTGTTCGCGCTGCCGAGTCGATTGCGCGGCAGGTTCCCGTTCGTGCGCCAGTACAACGTGTTCGGCAAGGTGACCCCGGTCGCCCCCGCCGAACCTGAGGCGCCGAAGGCGTAG